One window of the Trifolium pratense cultivar HEN17-A07 linkage group LG2, ARS_RC_1.1, whole genome shotgun sequence genome contains the following:
- the LOC123909277 gene encoding protein PSK SIMULATOR 3 — MVTESWFRSLWRTPRKHDANSEKEVIGVLAFEIASLMSKLVNLWQSLSDKQIVRLREEIANSIGIRKLVSDDDHFIERLICMEIVENMAHVAESVARLAKKCNDPVLKGFENTFYGFITTGVDPYGWEFTCKKMEKKIKKFEKFISTNASLYQEMEVLTDLEQTLARVKPNGETDGVSLSEYQKKVAWKRHEVKSLRDASLWNKTYDYTIYLLARSLFTIFCKINHVFGIQEMVDDGGANNSSVLDNDFISRSQSVSALFQSSFHPSSQNNIARFSSGPLNTITARSGPIVRTHKTSISHSGPMARTNKTNISHSGPMARTNKTSISHSGPLGDSSTKSGPILGKHTNVNFYSGPLGRNMNQSVPLTRTKKLSKILNFYKHSAAITGKETHTRHNRMTQVGPFKGCLAWDSSSVIDCHSSASGVHYGVQNPREANSNLLGLGKVVHHTQSVFKSLCKLLNPPPETLGAAALSLHYANVIIVIEKLAASPHLIGLDARDDLYNMLPRRVRIALKAKLKPFTKTIASSSVYDPSLAGEWNEAMSSILEWLAPLAHNMIRWQTERSFEQQSFVSRTNVLLVQTLYFANQEKTEEIITELLVGLNYVCKYGRELNAKTLAECSSFRVGNEYLNLNI; from the coding sequence ATGGTTACGGAATCATGGTTTCGTAGTCTGTGGAGGACTCCTCGGAAGCATGATGCTAATTCTGAGAAGGAGGTGATTGGGGTATTAGCATTTGAAATAGCAAGCTTGATGTCCAAGTTGGTTAATTTATGGCAATCATTGAGTGATAAACAGATTGTTAGGTTGAGAGAGGAGATTGCAAATTCAATTGGCATAAGAAAGCTTGTTTCAGACGATGATCATTTCATTGAACGATTGATTTGTATGGAGATAGTTGAAAATATGGCACATGTAGCCGAGTCTGTGGCTAGGCTTGCAAAGAAATGCAATGATCCAGTTTTGAAAGGTTTTGAAAACACCTTTTATGGGTTTATCACTACCGGTGTGGATCCATATGGATGGGAATTCACTTGCAAAAAGATggaaaaaaagattaaaaagtttgaaaagtttatatcaACTAATGCGAGTTTGTATCAAGAGATGGAGGTGCTTACTGATTTGGAGCAGACTCTTGCAAGAGTGAAGCCTAATGGTGAGACAGATGGTGTGAGTCTAAGTGAGTATCAGAAGAAAGTTGCATGGAAGAGGCACGAGGTGAAGAGCTTGCGGGACGCGTCTCTGTGGAACAAGACATATGATTACACAATATATCTTTTGGCAAGATCTTTATTCACAATATTCTGTAAGATCAACCATGTATTCGGAATTCAAGAGATGGTAGATGATGGTGGAGCCAATAACTCAAGTGTCTTAGATAACGATTTCATTTCCAGAAGTCAATCAGTTTCTGCATTATTTCAATCTTCATTCCATCCATCATCACAGAATAATATTGCCAGATTTTCTTCAGGACCCCTTAACACTATTACTGCTAGATCTGGTCCAATTGTTAGAACACATAAAACCAGCATTTCTCACTCAGGTCCAATGGCTAGAACAAATAAAACCAACATTTCTCATTCAGGTCCAATGGCTAGAACAAATAAAACCAGCATTTCTCATTCAGGTCCCCTTGGTGACTCATCTACAAAGTCAGGCCCAATTTTAGGAAAGCATACAAATGTCAATTTTTACTCAGGTCCCCTTGGAAGGAACATGAATCAATCGGTCCCACTTACtagaacaaaaaaattgagCAAGATTTTGAACTTTTATAAACACTCTGCCGCCATAACTGGGAAGGAAACTCACACAAGACATAATCGAATGACTCAAGTAGGACCTTTCAAAGGATGTCTGGCTTGGGACAGTTCCTCTGTCATTGACTGTCATTCAAGTGCAAGTGGCGTTCATTATGGAGTTCAGAATCCGAGAGAAGCTAATTCAAACCTTCTTGGTCTTGGCAAAGTAGTTCATCATACTCAATCGGTCTTCAAATCCCTGTGCAAGCTATTAAATCCTCCACCTGAAACCCTTGGTGCTGCTGCTTTATCCCTGCACTATGCAAATGTTATCATTGTGATTGAGAAGCTAGCAGCTTCTCCACACTTGATTGGTCTTGATGCAAGAGATGACCTGTACAACATGTTACCAAGACGTGTGAGAATTGCCCTCAAGGCCAAATTAAAGCCTTTTACCAAGACCATAGCATCGTCATCAGTCTATGACCCGAGTCTAGCAGGGGAATGGAACGAAGCGATGTCAAGCATATTGGAATGGTTGGCACCACTTGCTCATAACATGATAAGATGGCAAACTGAGAGGAGTTTTGAGCAGCAGAGCTTTGTTTCGCGAACGAATGTGCTACTAGTACAAACCCTTTACTTTGCAAATCAAGAAAAGACAGAAGAAATAATCACCGAGCTTCTTGTGGGTCTGAATTATGTCTGCAAATATGGCAGGGAGTTAAATGCAAAAACTCTGGCAGAGTGTAGCAGTTTTCGGGTTGGCAATGAATATCTTAATCTGAATATATAA
- the LOC123909276 gene encoding two-component response regulator ARR14-like isoform X2, translating into MNLFTTNNPSFPAGLRVLAVDHDTYDFYTIHHICNQLHYQVTSCFTISQAKQLLSTSHFDIILVETHIPQQDTYAFVQQVTSHLKIPVIMMSLDNRTCSVMDSISNGACSYWAKPLDENLFKNMWQHVVRQHLVQKESEAKGLKKRGREHLVQKESEAKGLKKRGRDDEVHVSKQPPAKKARFSWTDDLHQKFVSVVNHLGIKNAKPKKVLKIMDCPGLELQHVASHLQKYKMYLDGGIKNSKMNQKNNETQAQDQEIDETEVFFSLTDFFPDLNDDDIHNNNYAVSAESIDSPSTSLPQLGQYSMTPPDQCDDSDIFSNLTDLFPNLNDEIHNGMW; encoded by the exons ATGAACCTTTTCACTACTAACAATCCATCATTCCCCGCTGGGCTTAGAGTACTTGCAGTCGATCATGACACCTACGATTTCTACACTATTCACCACATTTGCAATCAATTACACTATCAAG ttACATCATGTTTTACAATTTCTCAAGCAAAGCAGCTCTTGTCGACATCACATTTCGACATCATACTCGTCGAAACTCATATTCCACAGCAAGATACTTATGCATTTGTTCAACAAGTGACTTCACATTTGAAAATTCCAGTGATTA tgATGTCGCTTGATAACCGAACCTGTTCTGTTATGGATTCCATTTCCAACGGGGCTTGTAGTTACTGGGCCAAACCACTGGATGAAAATCTATTCAAAAATATGTGGCAACATGTCGTGCGGCAACATCTAGTGCAAAAGGAAAGCGAGGCTAAAGGGCTTAAAAAGCGAGGAAGAGAACATCTAGTGCAAAAGGAAAGCGAGGCTAAAGGGCTTAAAAAGCGAGGAAGAGATGATGAGGTTCATGTTTCTAAACAACCTCCGGCAAAGAAAGCTCGTTTCTCTTGGACAGATGATTTGCACCAAAAATTTGTGTCGGTCGTGAATCATCTTGGGATTAAAA ATGCAAAGCCTAAAAAAGTTCTGAAGATCATGGATTGTCCTGGCTTGGAATTACAGCATGTAGCTAGTCATTTGCAG AAATATAAAATGTATTTAGATGGtgggataaaaaattcaaagatgaATCAGAAGAACAATGAAACACAAGCACAGGATCAAGAAATTGATGAAACCGAAGTATTTTTTAGCTTGACTGATTTTTTCCCCGATCTTAACGATGATGATATACACAATAACAACTATGCTGTTTCAGCTGAGAGCATTGATTCCCCTAGCACCTCTCTTCCACAGCTTGGGCAATATTCAATGACACCACCTGATCAATGTGACGATTCCGACATATTTTCTAATTTGACCGATTTATTCCCCAATCTTAACGATGAGATACACAATGGGATGTGGTGA
- the LOC123909276 gene encoding two-component response regulator ARR14-like isoform X1, translating to MSRFHAHHRQLFKFASQLSVTIHHFLTVGENETLILLINTYKGFCAVLISFLNSHNTHFHKNRCSSLFICFVSFTEVHRCVHRSHRSSFLGSSLSDPLLSFHSRLNQFVDHDTYDFYTIHHICNQLHYQVTSCFTISQAKQLLSTSHFDIILVETHIPQQDTYAFVQQVTSHLKIPVIMMSLDNRTCSVMDSISNGACSYWAKPLDENLFKNMWQHVVRQHLVQKESEAKGLKKRGREHLVQKESEAKGLKKRGRDDEVHVSKQPPAKKARFSWTDDLHQKFVSVVNHLGIKNAKPKKVLKIMDCPGLELQHVASHLQKYKMYLDGGIKNSKMNQKNNETQAQDQEIDETEVFFSLTDFFPDLNDDDIHNNNYAVSAESIDSPSTSLPQLGQYSMTPPDQCDDSDIFSNLTDLFPNLNDEIHNGMW from the exons ATGTCCCGCTTTCACGCGCATCACAGACAGCTGTTTAAATTCGCATCACAGCTGTCTGTTACCATTCATCATTTTCTGACCGTTGGGGAGAATGAAACCCTAATTCTTCTTATAAATACATACAAAGGCTTTTGCGCCGTTTTAATTTCATTCCTTAACTCTCACAATACTCACTTTCACAAAAATCGCTGTTCATCGCTGTTCATCTGCTTCGTTAGTTTCACTGAAGTTCATCGCTGTGTTCATCGCTCTCACCGAAGTTCCTTCCTTGGTTCATCGCTCTCTGACCCATTGCTTTCATTTCATTCAAGACTCAATCAATTTG TCGATCATGACACCTACGATTTCTACACTATTCACCACATTTGCAATCAATTACACTATCAAG ttACATCATGTTTTACAATTTCTCAAGCAAAGCAGCTCTTGTCGACATCACATTTCGACATCATACTCGTCGAAACTCATATTCCACAGCAAGATACTTATGCATTTGTTCAACAAGTGACTTCACATTTGAAAATTCCAGTGATTA tgATGTCGCTTGATAACCGAACCTGTTCTGTTATGGATTCCATTTCCAACGGGGCTTGTAGTTACTGGGCCAAACCACTGGATGAAAATCTATTCAAAAATATGTGGCAACATGTCGTGCGGCAACATCTAGTGCAAAAGGAAAGCGAGGCTAAAGGGCTTAAAAAGCGAGGAAGAGAACATCTAGTGCAAAAGGAAAGCGAGGCTAAAGGGCTTAAAAAGCGAGGAAGAGATGATGAGGTTCATGTTTCTAAACAACCTCCGGCAAAGAAAGCTCGTTTCTCTTGGACAGATGATTTGCACCAAAAATTTGTGTCGGTCGTGAATCATCTTGGGATTAAAA ATGCAAAGCCTAAAAAAGTTCTGAAGATCATGGATTGTCCTGGCTTGGAATTACAGCATGTAGCTAGTCATTTGCAG AAATATAAAATGTATTTAGATGGtgggataaaaaattcaaagatgaATCAGAAGAACAATGAAACACAAGCACAGGATCAAGAAATTGATGAAACCGAAGTATTTTTTAGCTTGACTGATTTTTTCCCCGATCTTAACGATGATGATATACACAATAACAACTATGCTGTTTCAGCTGAGAGCATTGATTCCCCTAGCACCTCTCTTCCACAGCTTGGGCAATATTCAATGACACCACCTGATCAATGTGACGATTCCGACATATTTTCTAATTTGACCGATTTATTCCCCAATCTTAACGATGAGATACACAATGGGATGTGGTGA